A window from Halomicrobium urmianum encodes these proteins:
- a CDS encoding DUF7261 family protein — protein sequence MAHLNGDRGQILLVAALALAAVFVLLTVVVNSAIFTENLASRGETVGSDEALALRAAVVDNVGETVAYANRHNNSDYDALARNVTAETANVSAALSRHYVADGVVVEVTGPNEFANGTRIVDENESGSTFAGADGSVANWTVATDVDGVRAYRLNVSNGSVSTFGSDDAFSLTVENDTAEWRANFTRKSGTFTVGVDGTSDDGTCQVAGSPEYVRVDLTEGTVAGEPCAPLQFARDVSSPYDVSYRNGDAVSGNYSLVVNESGHSNDNLTDTAGTDDPYVHDAVYSADVRYRYDGPQLHYETNVTVAPGEPE from the coding sequence GTGGCGCATCTGAACGGGGACCGCGGTCAGATCCTCCTCGTCGCCGCCCTGGCGCTGGCGGCCGTGTTCGTCCTGCTGACGGTCGTGGTCAACTCTGCCATCTTCACGGAGAACCTCGCGAGTCGGGGCGAGACGGTCGGCAGCGACGAGGCGCTCGCGCTCCGGGCCGCGGTGGTCGATAACGTCGGCGAGACGGTCGCGTACGCGAACCGGCACAACAACAGCGACTACGACGCGCTCGCACGGAACGTGACGGCTGAGACGGCCAACGTCAGCGCGGCGCTGAGCCGTCACTACGTCGCCGACGGCGTCGTCGTCGAGGTCACCGGCCCCAACGAGTTCGCCAACGGCACCCGAATCGTCGACGAGAACGAGAGCGGGTCGACCTTCGCGGGGGCCGACGGCAGCGTCGCGAACTGGACCGTGGCGACGGACGTGGACGGCGTCCGCGCCTACAGGCTCAACGTCTCGAACGGCAGCGTCAGTACGTTCGGCTCCGACGACGCGTTCTCACTGACCGTCGAGAACGACACCGCCGAGTGGCGAGCGAACTTCACGAGGAAATCGGGTACGTTCACCGTCGGCGTGGACGGAACGTCCGACGACGGGACGTGTCAGGTCGCCGGCTCGCCCGAGTACGTCCGCGTCGACCTGACCGAGGGCACCGTCGCGGGCGAGCCCTGTGCGCCGCTGCAGTTCGCCCGGGACGTCTCGTCGCCCTACGACGTCAGCTACCGCAACGGCGACGCGGTGAGCGGGAACTACTCGCTGGTAGTGAACGAGAGCGGGCACAGCAACGACAACCTGACCGACACGGCGGGCACGGACGATCCGTACGTTCACGACGCCGTCTACTCGGCCGACGTCCGGTACCGCTACGACGGACCGCAACTGCACTACGAGACGAACGTCACCGTCGCCCCGGGTGAGCCGGAATGA
- a CDS encoding DUF7266 family protein, translated as MTDRAVSSALNYALTLAIATLLVTGLLIAGIDFVEARQDQVLRTELAVIGEQVAADLDRANRLAAAGDGTTAVWINQSFPERVAGARYWVRLEPETGSEPPRVVVEATDPAVTAAVRLKQTVTVAESRTDGGDVAVVYNDSGDPSTLEVADG; from the coding sequence ATGACGGACCGGGCCGTCTCGTCGGCGCTGAACTACGCGCTGACGCTCGCGATCGCGACGCTGCTGGTCACCGGGCTGTTGATCGCGGGCATCGACTTCGTCGAGGCCCGACAGGACCAGGTGCTCAGGACGGAGCTGGCGGTGATCGGCGAGCAGGTCGCGGCCGACCTCGACCGCGCGAATCGGCTCGCGGCGGCCGGCGACGGGACCACGGCGGTGTGGATCAACCAGTCGTTCCCCGAGCGCGTCGCCGGGGCCCGGTACTGGGTGCGGCTCGAACCGGAGACGGGGTCGGAGCCGCCCCGGGTCGTCGTGGAGGCGACCGATCCCGCAGTGACGGCCGCGGTCCGGCTCAAGCAAACCGTGACGGTCGCCGAGTCGCGGACGGACGGGGGCGACGTGGCCGTCGTGTATAACGACAGCGGCGACCCGTCGACGCTGGAGGTGGCCGATGGCTGA
- a CDS encoding DUF7289 family protein, whose product MADRAASEVLSFAMVFALVLASVTVVSVGGLESLQTARDAEQLDNAERAFDVLADNFRDVHQRGAPSRATEISLGSGELYTGANVTVEVSANRSDGGWDNVSREVRPLVYGGENERVLTYEGGGVFRKNRYGGRALVDPPFVFRDDRVLLTLVAPQTSTVESHGDATVLVRTNREDRAVPIHGGDYDDVYLNVTSPRRNQWQRYLRTETEAANCGPNGDDEAYVVCRYDDPGQLHVVVYDLGLTIER is encoded by the coding sequence ATGGCTGACCGGGCCGCCAGCGAGGTGCTGAGCTTCGCCATGGTGTTCGCGCTGGTCCTCGCGTCAGTGACCGTGGTGTCCGTCGGCGGGCTGGAGAGCCTCCAGACGGCGAGGGACGCCGAGCAACTGGACAACGCCGAGCGGGCCTTTGACGTCCTCGCTGACAACTTCCGCGACGTCCACCAGCGGGGCGCGCCCAGTCGGGCGACGGAGATCAGCCTCGGCTCCGGCGAGCTGTACACCGGCGCGAACGTGACCGTCGAGGTCTCGGCCAACCGGAGCGACGGCGGGTGGGACAACGTCAGCCGCGAGGTCAGGCCGCTCGTGTACGGGGGCGAGAACGAGCGGGTCCTGACATACGAGGGCGGCGGGGTGTTCCGCAAGAACCGGTACGGCGGCCGCGCGCTGGTCGACCCGCCCTTCGTGTTCCGGGACGACCGCGTCCTGCTGACGCTGGTGGCGCCGCAGACCTCGACCGTCGAGAGCCACGGCGACGCGACGGTGCTGGTGCGGACGAACCGCGAGGACAGGGCCGTCCCGATCCACGGCGGCGACTACGACGACGTCTACCTCAACGTCACCTCGCCCCGGCGGAACCAGTGGCAGCGGTACCTGCGGACCGAGACCGAGGCCGCGAACTGCGGTCCGAACGGCGACGACGAGGCGTACGTGGTCTGTCGGTACGACGATCCGGGGCAGCTCCACGTCGTGGTCTACGACCTCGGGCTGACCATCGAACGGTAG
- a CDS encoding DUF7289 family protein → MIFGAGSEGDGRAQSEPLGVLLVLSMVLAGAALVVTVGGSAILDTRQSLDVERAEKGLTQFDSQTALVALGNSRQTRVPLSQAGDASYRVHGGAGRMNVTVTNESTGDTRSLMDVTLGAVTYDDGERTIAYQGGGVWRGGPGGARMISPPEFHYRDATLTLPLVTVSGDRSLDGQVVVRKDGSSTQHFPDRAADRTNPLREGRINVTVSSRYYRAWGSYFDERTDGKVYYNHTADTVRAELIVPINESYENAVATTSEAGVTVNGNHDPPEPYDEGMNYPTIDSRIEDAIADCGGDNCTDVSEGDTVTSAGWYIHDGTFDGSLTVEDPDGNVTILVDGAYEPTNVTLEAVDDDESVSVYVRNDFVVDGGEEVNVVEGDAGNMETAVHSDGEVDFNGEAEYVGLIYAPGSTCDLNGNANLTGGAVCQTMDINGNPNEFTYDEAIEDTSLSLNGDDVIYITFLHVSENPVEITDG, encoded by the coding sequence ATGATATTCGGCGCGGGCAGCGAGGGCGACGGGCGCGCGCAGTCGGAGCCGCTGGGGGTGCTCCTCGTGCTCTCGATGGTCCTCGCGGGGGCGGCGCTCGTGGTCACCGTCGGCGGGTCGGCCATCCTCGACACCCGCCAGTCGCTGGACGTCGAGCGGGCCGAGAAGGGGCTCACGCAGTTCGATTCGCAGACGGCGCTCGTGGCGCTGGGGAACTCCCGGCAGACGCGCGTTCCGCTCTCGCAGGCCGGCGACGCGAGCTATCGGGTCCACGGCGGCGCCGGGCGGATGAACGTCACCGTCACGAACGAGAGCACCGGCGACACGAGGTCGCTCATGGACGTCACGCTCGGCGCGGTCACGTACGACGACGGCGAGCGGACTATCGCCTACCAGGGCGGCGGCGTCTGGCGCGGCGGTCCCGGCGGCGCCCGCATGATCTCGCCGCCGGAGTTCCACTATCGGGACGCCACGCTGACGCTCCCGCTGGTGACCGTCTCCGGCGACCGGTCGCTCGACGGGCAGGTCGTCGTCCGGAAGGACGGCTCGTCGACCCAGCACTTCCCAGACCGCGCTGCGGACCGGACTAACCCCCTCAGGGAAGGCCGGATCAACGTCACCGTCAGCAGTCGGTACTACCGGGCGTGGGGGAGCTACTTCGACGAGCGGACGGACGGCAAGGTCTACTACAACCACACCGCGGACACGGTGCGAGCGGAACTGATCGTCCCGATCAACGAGAGCTACGAGAACGCCGTAGCCACGACGAGCGAGGCCGGCGTCACGGTCAACGGTAACCACGACCCGCCGGAGCCCTACGACGAGGGGATGAACTACCCGACGATCGACAGCCGCATCGAGGACGCCATCGCGGACTGTGGGGGTGACAACTGCACGGACGTTTCCGAGGGAGACACCGTCACCAGCGCCGGCTGGTACATCCACGACGGTACCTTCGACGGGTCGCTGACCGTCGAGGATCCGGACGGCAACGTCACCATCCTCGTCGACGGCGCCTACGAGCCGACAAACGTCACGCTCGAGGCGGTCGACGACGACGAGTCCGTATCGGTGTACGTCAGGAACGACTTCGTCGTCGACGGCGGCGAAGAGGTGAACGTCGTCGAGGGCGACGCCGGCAACATGGAGACGGCCGTCCACTCCGACGGCGAGGTCGACTTCAACGGGGAGGCCGAGTACGTCGGCCTCATTTACGCGCCGGGGTCGACCTGCGACCTGAACGGGAACGCGAACCTGACGGGCGGTGCCGTCTGCCAGACGATGGACATCAACGGCAATCCCAACGAGTTCACCTACGACGAGGCCATCGAGGACACTTCGCTGAGCCTCAACGGCGACGACGTCATCTACATCACCTTCCTCCACGTCTCCGAGAACCCGGTCGAGATCACCGACGGATAG
- a CDS encoding 30S ribosomal protein S15, translating into MARMHTRRRGSSNSDKPAADEPPEWSDVDEDAIEERVVELAEQGHSPSEIGLKLRDEGVQGTPVPDVSLATGKKISEILEENDADPDLPEDLRNLMEQAVRLREHMDENPNDHQNKRALQNTQSKIRRLADYYRGDELDEDFTYSYDNAVELLE; encoded by the coding sequence ATGGCACGAATGCACACCCGACGCCGCGGCTCGTCCAACTCTGACAAGCCCGCGGCAGACGAACCGCCGGAGTGGAGCGACGTGGACGAAGACGCCATCGAAGAGCGCGTGGTCGAGCTGGCCGAGCAGGGCCACTCGCCCAGCGAGATCGGCCTGAAGCTGCGCGACGAGGGCGTTCAGGGCACGCCGGTCCCGGACGTCTCCCTCGCGACGGGCAAGAAGATCAGCGAGATCCTCGAGGAGAACGACGCCGACCCCGACCTCCCCGAGGACCTGCGGAACCTGATGGAGCAGGCCGTCCGGCTGCGCGAGCACATGGACGAGAACCCCAACGACCATCAGAACAAGCGCGCGCTCCAGAACACGCAGTCGAAGATCCGTCGCCTCGCCGACTACTACCGCGGCGACGAACTCGACGAGGACTTCACCTACAGCTACGACAACGCCGTCGAGCTGCTCGAGTAG
- a CDS encoding KEOPS complex subunit Pcc1, with the protein MRRAEIRTTHGDAETAERIAAAISPDNTDEMSTRTDGDAVVTAVERETTGGLHATVDDYVVNLRVAAQLSDRLTSHDT; encoded by the coding sequence ATGAGACGCGCCGAGATCCGGACCACGCACGGCGACGCCGAGACCGCCGAGCGGATCGCCGCCGCGATCAGCCCGGACAACACCGACGAGATGTCGACCCGGACCGACGGCGACGCCGTCGTGACCGCAGTCGAGCGCGAGACGACCGGCGGACTCCACGCGACCGTCGACGACTACGTCGTCAACCTCCGCGTAGCGGCACAGTTATCCGACCGACTCACTTCACACGACACATGA
- a CDS encoding 30S ribosomal protein S3ae translates to MSERSVSRQKQEKRWYTVLAPEQFDRAELGRTTADEPDKVLGRTIETTLGDLEGDASENNTKLTFKINEVASDSAYTEFVRHELTRDYLRSLVRRGSSKIEAYVTVLTTDDYRVQIQPVAFTTKKADASQEQAIRRTMIDLVEEAGDERTFQDLIDSVVEGRLSSAIYGEAKDVYPLRRVEIQKATLEARPEEVAEEEETSVAADADDVDVEAE, encoded by the coding sequence ATGAGCGAACGATCCGTCTCACGACAGAAGCAGGAAAAGCGGTGGTACACCGTGCTCGCCCCCGAGCAGTTCGACCGGGCCGAGCTCGGCCGCACCACCGCCGACGAACCGGACAAGGTGCTCGGACGCACCATCGAGACCACGCTGGGCGACCTCGAGGGCGACGCCAGCGAGAACAACACCAAGCTGACCTTCAAGATCAACGAGGTCGCCTCGGACTCCGCGTACACGGAGTTCGTCCGCCACGAGCTCACGCGGGACTACCTCCGCTCGCTCGTGCGCCGGGGCTCCTCGAAGATCGAGGCTTACGTCACCGTGCTGACCACGGACGACTACCGCGTCCAGATCCAGCCCGTGGCGTTCACGACCAAGAAGGCCGACGCCAGTCAGGAGCAGGCCATCCGCCGGACGATGATCGACCTCGTCGAGGAGGCCGGCGACGAGCGGACCTTCCAGGACCTGATCGACTCGGTCGTGGAGGGCCGCCTCTCCTCGGCCATCTACGGCGAGGCCAAGGACGTCTACCCGCTGCGCCGCGTCGAGATCCAGAAGGCCACCCTCGAGGCCCGTCCCGAGGAGGTCGCCGAGGAAGAGGAGACCTCGGTCGCCGCCGACGCCGACGACGTCGACGTCGAGGCCGAATAA
- a CDS encoding cupredoxin domain-containing protein — protein MQRRAYLRAAAGVSAAGLAGCLGVGASGADEYDIGMSTIEFRPEEHTVSAGDTVVWRNTSKQGHTVTAYEDGIPDEAAYFASGDYDSESAARDAWRNRSGGVLTEAQTFEHTFEVPGTYDYVCLPHESGEMLGRIVVEE, from the coding sequence ATGCAGCGCCGCGCGTACCTGCGGGCCGCGGCCGGCGTCTCGGCCGCTGGACTGGCGGGGTGTCTCGGAGTCGGTGCTTCCGGCGCCGACGAGTACGACATCGGGATGTCTACCATCGAGTTCCGGCCCGAGGAGCACACCGTCTCCGCGGGCGACACCGTCGTCTGGCGCAACACGAGCAAACAGGGCCACACCGTCACCGCCTACGAGGACGGTATCCCCGACGAGGCGGCGTACTTCGCCTCCGGCGACTACGACAGCGAGTCAGCCGCGAGGGACGCCTGGCGCAACAGGTCGGGCGGCGTCCTGACGGAGGCCCAGACCTTCGAGCACACCTTCGAGGTACCCGGGACCTACGACTACGTCTGTCTGCCCCACGAGTCCGGCGAGATGCTCGGTCGGATCGTCGTCGAGGAGTAG
- a CDS encoding FAD-dependent oxidoreductase, with protein sequence MTLSTDVLVVGGGATGAGVARDLALRGLDVTLVDRDGLSSGTSGRSHGLLHSGARYVPDEPEDANDCLGENRILRRIAGAAIRETGGLFVQLESDDPAYFEAKRAACEDVGMDVETLDGDEAREAVPDLAAAVERALRVPDAVIYPSRLVAANAADAREQGADVHPHAPLSDLTVEDGRVAEARLGGAVDDVVEPEYVVNAAGAWAGRVAEMAGLDVEMRPTRGVMVSVEYDGLGPVLNRCRAPDDGDIVVPHETEAVLGTTSVPVSDPDDYERADWEVETTVEECAAMFPPAADAPVRRTWWGVRPLYAPDEDERGGRGISRGFFRLDHADDGVGNCVSVVGGKLTTYRLMAESTADLICDRLGVDADCGTAERALPGADDPEQLDAFVAEFDGQGPTDADVVSGADPDAT encoded by the coding sequence GTGACTCTCTCCACAGATGTACTCGTGGTCGGCGGCGGGGCGACGGGCGCAGGCGTGGCCCGGGACCTGGCGCTGCGTGGTCTGGACGTGACGCTCGTGGACCGCGACGGCCTGAGCAGCGGGACCTCCGGGCGCTCGCACGGGCTGCTCCACAGCGGGGCGCGGTACGTACCGGACGAGCCCGAAGACGCGAACGACTGCCTCGGTGAGAACCGGATCCTCCGGCGGATCGCCGGCGCGGCGATCCGGGAGACGGGCGGGCTGTTCGTCCAGTTAGAATCGGACGATCCGGCGTACTTCGAGGCCAAGCGCGCGGCCTGCGAGGACGTGGGGATGGACGTCGAGACCCTCGACGGCGACGAGGCCCGCGAGGCGGTTCCGGACCTCGCCGCCGCCGTCGAGCGCGCGCTGCGGGTGCCCGACGCGGTGATCTACCCATCGCGGCTGGTGGCGGCCAACGCCGCCGACGCGAGGGAGCAGGGGGCCGACGTCCACCCCCACGCGCCGCTTTCGGACCTGACCGTCGAGGACGGGCGGGTCGCCGAGGCCCGCCTCGGCGGGGCGGTCGACGACGTCGTCGAACCGGAGTACGTCGTCAACGCCGCGGGCGCGTGGGCCGGCCGGGTGGCCGAGATGGCGGGCCTCGACGTCGAGATGCGACCGACCCGCGGCGTGATGGTGTCGGTCGAGTACGACGGCCTCGGTCCGGTGCTCAACCGCTGCCGGGCGCCGGACGACGGCGACATCGTCGTGCCCCACGAGACCGAGGCCGTCCTCGGCACCACGAGCGTCCCGGTCTCCGATCCGGACGACTACGAGCGGGCGGACTGGGAGGTCGAGACGACCGTCGAGGAGTGCGCGGCGATGTTCCCGCCGGCGGCCGACGCCCCGGTCCGCCGGACCTGGTGGGGCGTCCGGCCGCTGTACGCGCCCGACGAGGACGAGCGCGGCGGCCGCGGCATCTCGCGGGGGTTCTTCCGGCTGGACCACGCCGACGACGGCGTCGGGAACTGCGTCAGCGTCGTCGGCGGGAAGCTGACGACCTACCGGCTGATGGCCGAGTCGACGGCGGACCTGATCTGCGACCGGCTGGGCGTCGACGCCGACTGCGGGACGGCCGAGCGGGCGCTACCGGGCGCCGACGACCCCGAGCAACTCGACGCGTTCGTCGCCGAGTTCGACGGGCAGGGGCCGACCGACGCCGACGTGGTCTCGGGTGCAGATCCGGACGCGACCTGA